A single genomic interval of Saccharothrix saharensis harbors:
- a CDS encoding FtsX-like permease family protein encodes MLRLALRTLRHRIGGFAASFIALFLGAAIVMACGGLMETGIRDAVPPQRLAAAPLVVTGDPSYLERSPVDAALAAKAADVDGVAEVVPDVAFPVTLPDGAEATGHTWSGARLAPYSVDSGRAPQGPGEVVVDANSGVGLGGTVALRIGSKTADYRVVGVAKAPVDAKAVFFADDEARRLYAKPGKVDLIGVLLEPGATADGVRDALTAAVADRDVAVLAGDERGRAEFPDTQGGGEAIITLSAVFGGLAIMVAMFVVAGTLGLSVQQRHREMALLRAIGTTPGQLRRLVLGETAFVAVLATALGWPVSGYLGEWLLGQLAGAGVAPRQMAYRQGWVPVVAGVGISLLSALVAAFVAGRGAAVARPTEALTAASLQTRWFSVPRLVFALLCLGGGTALSIITALVMDGPVAASTAGPTAMLWASGIALLSPGAARVLIAVLRWPVRAFSGLSGYLAVLNTRARRVRVAGAITPVMLATGLATALIYLQTTQAGAASGAFAESLRADAVVTSSTGGVPLEVVDEIRALPGVEAASAVVDTEAYFPHHGDGDDEITVLGVTPDGVTRTMGVDVTSGSLDDLRGESVALPTGWAEELGAAVGDSVRMRLGDGAEVDLEVAAVHTGSFDAALMPAELVVAHTTGGQASQVLVKGPESALAPLAERHPELEVADREQALAAGGGGEQTGAWVNYLLVGMILAYTVISLVNTLVIATGERRREFALQRLIGATHGQILRMVGMESVVISLGGVLLGAIVSLVTLVPFAIALNGTYWPQGPIGIYLVVVGSATGLTLLSTVLSTAYVLRTPPVEAAAALD; translated from the coding sequence ATGCTGCGCCTCGCCCTGCGCACCCTGCGCCACCGGATCGGCGGTTTCGCCGCCTCGTTCATCGCGCTGTTCCTCGGTGCGGCGATCGTGATGGCCTGCGGCGGCCTGATGGAGACCGGCATCCGCGACGCCGTGCCGCCGCAACGGCTCGCGGCCGCGCCGCTGGTCGTCACCGGCGACCCGTCCTACCTGGAACGCTCCCCGGTCGACGCCGCGCTGGCGGCGAAGGCCGCGGACGTGGACGGTGTCGCCGAGGTCGTCCCCGACGTGGCGTTCCCGGTGACCCTGCCCGACGGCGCGGAGGCGACCGGCCACACGTGGTCCGGCGCACGGCTCGCGCCGTACTCGGTGGACTCGGGCCGTGCGCCTCAGGGTCCGGGCGAGGTCGTGGTGGACGCGAACTCCGGGGTCGGCCTCGGCGGCACGGTCGCGTTGCGGATCGGCTCGAAGACCGCCGACTACCGAGTGGTGGGCGTCGCGAAGGCCCCGGTCGACGCGAAGGCGGTGTTCTTCGCCGACGACGAGGCACGGCGGCTGTACGCCAAGCCCGGCAAGGTGGACCTGATCGGCGTGCTGCTCGAACCGGGCGCGACGGCCGACGGCGTGCGCGACGCGCTCACGGCCGCCGTCGCCGACCGGGACGTCGCCGTGCTCGCGGGTGACGAGCGCGGGCGCGCCGAGTTCCCGGACACGCAGGGCGGCGGCGAGGCGATCATCACGCTGTCCGCGGTCTTCGGCGGTCTGGCGATCATGGTCGCGATGTTCGTCGTGGCGGGCACGCTCGGCCTGTCCGTGCAGCAGCGGCACCGCGAGATGGCGTTGCTGCGGGCCATCGGCACGACGCCGGGCCAGCTGCGCCGGCTGGTGCTGGGCGAGACGGCGTTCGTGGCGGTGCTCGCGACGGCGCTCGGCTGGCCGGTGAGCGGGTACCTCGGCGAGTGGCTGCTGGGGCAGCTGGCCGGCGCGGGCGTCGCGCCGCGGCAGATGGCGTACCGGCAGGGTTGGGTGCCCGTGGTCGCCGGGGTCGGCATCTCACTGCTCAGCGCCCTGGTCGCGGCGTTCGTCGCGGGCCGCGGCGCGGCGGTGGCCCGGCCGACCGAGGCGTTGACGGCGGCCAGCCTGCAGACGCGCTGGTTCAGCGTGCCGCGGCTGGTGTTCGCGTTGCTGTGCCTGGGCGGCGGCACGGCGTTGAGCATTATCACCGCGCTGGTCATGGACGGTCCCGTGGCGGCGAGCACGGCCGGTCCGACGGCGATGCTGTGGGCGTCGGGCATCGCCCTGCTCTCCCCCGGCGCGGCCCGGGTGCTGATCGCGGTCCTGCGGTGGCCCGTGCGCGCGTTCTCCGGCCTGTCCGGCTACCTCGCGGTGCTCAACACCCGGGCACGGCGGGTCCGCGTGGCCGGCGCCATCACGCCCGTCATGCTCGCCACGGGCCTGGCCACCGCGTTGATCTACCTCCAGACCACGCAGGCGGGTGCGGCGTCCGGGGCGTTCGCGGAGAGCCTGCGGGCCGACGCCGTGGTGACCAGCTCGACCGGTGGCGTGCCGCTGGAGGTGGTGGACGAGATCCGCGCGCTGCCGGGGGTGGAGGCGGCGTCGGCGGTGGTCGACACCGAGGCGTACTTCCCCCACCACGGTGACGGCGACGACGAGATCACCGTGCTCGGTGTGACGCCCGACGGTGTCACGCGCACGATGGGCGTGGACGTCACCTCCGGGTCGTTGGACGACCTGCGCGGCGAGTCGGTGGCGTTGCCGACCGGGTGGGCCGAGGAGCTGGGCGCGGCCGTCGGCGACTCCGTCCGGATGAGGCTCGGCGACGGCGCGGAGGTCGACCTGGAGGTCGCGGCCGTGCACACGGGCTCGTTCGACGCGGCGCTGATGCCCGCGGAGCTGGTCGTCGCGCACACCACCGGCGGGCAGGCGTCCCAGGTCCTGGTGAAGGGCCCGGAGTCGGCGCTGGCGCCGTTGGCCGAACGGCACCCGGAACTGGAGGTGGCCGACCGCGAACAGGCGCTGGCCGCGGGCGGCGGCGGCGAGCAGACGGGTGCGTGGGTGAACTACCTGCTGGTCGGCATGATCCTGGCGTACACGGTGATCTCGCTGGTGAACACGCTGGTCATCGCGACCGGTGAACGGCGGCGCGAGTTCGCGCTGCAACGGCTCATCGGCGCCACGCACGGGCAGATCCTGCGCATGGTCGGCATGGAGTCGGTGGTGATCTCGTTGGGCGGCGTCCTCCTGGGCGCGATCGTGTCCCTGGTGACGCTCGTGCCGTTCGCCATCGCGTTGAACGGCACCTACTGGCCGCAGGGCCCGATCGGCATCTACCTGGTCGTGGTGGGGTCGGCGACCGGGCTCACGCTGCTGTCCACCGTGCTGTCCACGGCGTACGTGCTGCGCACTCCCCCGGTGGAAGCCGCGGCGGCGCTGGACTGA
- a CDS encoding ABC transporter ATP-binding protein has translation MNLSPIQGVDDVVRLHSVRKVYGNERNGVVALDGVTLGIARGTFTAVMGPSGSGKSTALHCAAGLDRPTSGSVLLDGQEITGLSERELTRLRRERIGFVFQSFNLLPALTVVENVGLPLRLAGRRPKRSQVDAVIARVGLAERRHHRPGELSGGQQQRVAIARALITEPAVIFGDEPTGALDTRTALEVLALLRQAVRDVGQTVVIVTHDPVAAAHADRVVFLADGRIAGELVSPTAHAVSERMTQLGAWADVPAGDLTGGVR, from the coding sequence GTGAATCTATCTCCGATTCAAGGCGTGGATGACGTCGTCCGACTGCATTCCGTCCGCAAGGTTTACGGCAACGAGCGGAACGGCGTAGTGGCCCTTGACGGAGTCACGCTCGGCATCGCGCGTGGCACCTTCACCGCGGTGATGGGGCCTTCCGGTTCCGGCAAGAGCACCGCGCTGCACTGCGCGGCCGGCCTCGACCGGCCCACGTCGGGCTCGGTCCTGCTCGACGGGCAGGAGATCACCGGCCTGAGCGAGCGCGAGCTGACCCGGTTGCGCCGCGAGCGCATCGGCTTCGTCTTCCAGTCCTTCAACCTGCTGCCCGCGCTGACCGTGGTGGAGAACGTCGGCCTGCCCCTGCGCCTGGCGGGCCGCCGGCCGAAGCGGTCCCAGGTGGACGCCGTCATCGCCCGGGTCGGGCTGGCCGAACGCCGCCACCACCGGCCCGGCGAGCTGTCCGGCGGCCAGCAGCAGCGGGTGGCCATCGCCCGCGCGCTGATCACCGAGCCCGCCGTGATCTTCGGCGACGAGCCGACCGGCGCGCTCGACACCCGCACCGCGCTGGAAGTCCTCGCCCTGCTGCGCCAGGCCGTGCGCGACGTCGGCCAGACCGTGGTGATCGTGACGCACGACCCGGTGGCCGCCGCGCACGCCGACCGCGTCGTCTTCCTCGCCGACGGCCGGATCGCCGGCGAGCTCGTGTCACCCACCGCGCACGCGGTCAGCGAGCGGATGACCCAGCTCGGCGCCTGGGCCGACGTGCCCGCGGGCGACCTGACCGGCGGGGTGCGATGA
- a CDS encoding LysR family transcriptional regulator, which translates to MHLEIRHARVVTTLAEAGSISKAAAKLSLPQPSLTAQLRRIEKAVGGDLFVRSAFGITPTPLGERLIPMLADLATRADAVVAEASSLSSGILRIGNAEWTPVTLRRALQSSLPSVEVQTVTLDPALGVDAVSRGELTAALVPSPEAVDGVRELDPSLAKEIIVREPIWLALPRDHALARRTTVSRRHMLSLSWVHHVPGHWFHVVEEHLFRKLDHPTPEVMHYAGGHAEAMSWVRDAGAAALATPTGSTSDVSLVAMTEPLRSRLLLVWRPGSIHPNTLRQLIDALRRYYCEYARTIPRYWNWMTERPTDFPELAAFLPRPSRWWPRDSAGDQQPGPASRTAAT; encoded by the coding sequence ATGCACCTGGAGATACGTCACGCCAGGGTGGTCACCACCCTCGCCGAGGCCGGCAGCATCTCGAAGGCCGCGGCGAAGCTGTCCCTGCCCCAACCGAGCCTCACCGCCCAATTGAGACGGATCGAGAAGGCGGTTGGCGGCGATCTGTTCGTGCGTTCGGCCTTCGGGATTACTCCGACGCCGCTCGGAGAACGATTAATCCCGATGCTGGCCGATCTCGCCACCCGGGCCGACGCGGTGGTCGCGGAGGCGTCCTCGCTGTCGTCCGGAATTCTGCGGATCGGCAACGCCGAATGGACGCCCGTGACGCTGCGGCGGGCGCTGCAGTCGTCGCTGCCCTCGGTCGAGGTGCAGACCGTGACCCTGGACCCGGCCCTGGGCGTGGACGCGGTCAGCCGCGGCGAGCTCACGGCGGCGCTCGTGCCCAGCCCGGAGGCGGTGGACGGGGTGCGGGAGCTGGACCCGTCGCTGGCCAAGGAGATCATCGTGCGCGAGCCGATCTGGCTGGCGCTGCCCCGCGACCACGCGCTGGCGCGCAGGACTACGGTGAGCCGAAGGCACATGCTGTCGCTGAGCTGGGTGCACCACGTGCCGGGGCACTGGTTCCACGTCGTCGAGGAGCACCTGTTCCGCAAGCTCGACCATCCCACGCCGGAGGTCATGCACTACGCGGGCGGGCACGCCGAGGCGATGAGCTGGGTGCGTGACGCGGGGGCCGCGGCGCTCGCCACGCCGACCGGGTCCACGTCGGACGTGAGCCTGGTGGCGATGACCGAGCCGTTGCGCAGCAGGCTCCTGCTCGTGTGGCGGCCGGGGTCGATCCACCCGAACACGCTGCGGCAGCTGATCGACGCGCTGCGCCGGTACTACTGCGAGTACGCCCGCACGATCCCGCGCTACTGGAACTGGATGACCGAGCGGCCGACCGACTTCCCGGAGCTGGCCGCGTTCCTGCCGCGCCCGAGCCGCTGGTGGCCGCGCGACTCGGCCGGCGACCAGCAGCCGGGCCCGGCGTCCCGCACCGCCGCCACCTGA
- a CDS encoding 3-oxoacyl-[acyl-carrier-protein] synthase III C-terminal domain-containing protein codes for MTALVAVSSHLPETVAVADLQEPLGLDDQQVRRFTRLYGLDRICKSDLSEAQLLIAAAEKLDGLRGQEERVRYLIRAKGMRTTAPYPVNPLHEVREALDLRHAKTLAVADHGCATGLLAMDVAGTLLAADGDPDALALILAGDKTFTPFTQWVRDTSIMGEGMAAILVAADGDRDHVRGYASRIHGRDDGVIDLTPEIAKDARRIYQDALAEVVGAATEEAGIGVSDIDLVLPHNVNRVSWTVAAKNLGLPNDRFFLDNLGATGHCFCADPFINYQTVTELGLLKPGDKYLMTAAGLGQTFAAMVLEH; via the coding sequence ATGACGGCGTTGGTGGCGGTGTCGAGTCACCTGCCCGAGACGGTGGCCGTCGCGGACCTGCAGGAGCCGCTCGGCCTCGACGACCAGCAGGTGCGCCGGTTCACCCGGCTCTACGGCCTGGACCGGATCTGCAAGTCCGACCTCTCCGAGGCGCAGCTGCTCATCGCGGCCGCCGAGAAGCTCGACGGGCTGCGCGGCCAGGAAGAGCGGGTCCGCTACCTCATCCGCGCCAAGGGCATGCGCACCACCGCGCCCTACCCCGTCAACCCCCTGCACGAGGTCCGCGAGGCGCTCGACCTCCGGCACGCCAAGACACTCGCCGTCGCCGACCACGGCTGCGCCACCGGGCTGCTCGCCATGGACGTCGCCGGCACGCTGCTGGCCGCCGACGGCGACCCCGACGCGCTGGCCCTGATCCTCGCGGGCGACAAGACGTTCACGCCGTTCACCCAGTGGGTCCGCGACACGTCGATCATGGGCGAGGGCATGGCCGCGATCCTGGTGGCCGCCGACGGCGACCGCGACCACGTGCGCGGCTACGCCAGCCGCATCCACGGCCGCGACGACGGCGTGATCGACCTGACCCCGGAGATCGCCAAGGACGCCCGCCGCATCTACCAGGACGCGCTGGCCGAGGTCGTCGGCGCGGCCACCGAGGAAGCGGGCATCGGCGTCTCCGACATCGACCTGGTGCTGCCGCACAACGTCAACCGCGTCTCGTGGACGGTCGCGGCGAAGAACCTGGGCCTGCCCAACGACCGGTTCTTCCTGGACAACCTCGGCGCCACCGGCCACTGCTTCTGCGCCGACCCGTTCATCAACTACCAGACGGTGACCGAGCTCGGCTTGCTCAAGCCCGGCGACAAGTACCTGATGACGGCCGCCGGCCTCGGTCAGACGTTCGCCGCGATGGTCCTGGAGCACTGA
- a CDS encoding ATP-grasp domain-containing protein — translation MDEPDFTRRLKTALLGTPDASLAFLGNFEVEERWALGEHTLPRLSAESGAAVVNHMDEFALLLAGGGDHVVLKAAPDPVYLAYLTDLGIDLPTVHVVADSDPRRTVTADALADPAMLRTLAGLAERGVRLTAHGVSDLEVDLAERTGMALAAPDAATCKTVNSKVYSRRAADELGLRQPTGWACETVDELREAFDRARPLVAEGRKVVVKEALGVSGKGIAVLEGERRMDRLLGMVAKQVAKSGRPRLAFVVEEWVAKRADLNYQFTVARDGDVRFDFVKELHTEGGVHKGHRMPARLSDGQVAELVETAHRLGKKLAADGYFGVVGVDAMVDPDDGLYPVVEINARNNMSTYQARVQERFVGTGQVALARHYPVRLSRRLPFAEVRELLRGLLLDRAGGTGLLVNNFATVNAGHRADSAFDGRLYGLLVASSDEQLRAVDDDITARLEARP, via the coding sequence ATGGACGAACCGGACTTCACCCGCAGGCTCAAGACGGCGCTGCTCGGCACGCCGGACGCCTCGCTCGCGTTCCTCGGCAACTTCGAGGTCGAGGAGCGGTGGGCGCTGGGCGAGCACACGCTGCCCCGGCTCTCGGCCGAGAGCGGCGCGGCCGTGGTCAACCACATGGACGAGTTCGCGCTCCTGCTCGCGGGCGGCGGCGACCACGTGGTGCTCAAGGCCGCACCCGACCCCGTCTACCTGGCCTACCTCACCGACCTGGGCATCGACCTGCCGACCGTGCACGTCGTCGCCGACTCCGACCCGCGCCGCACGGTCACCGCCGACGCCCTGGCCGACCCCGCGATGCTGAGGACGCTGGCCGGTCTCGCCGAGCGGGGCGTGCGGCTGACCGCGCACGGCGTGTCCGACCTCGAAGTCGACCTCGCCGAACGCACCGGCATGGCCCTGGCCGCGCCGGACGCCGCGACGTGCAAGACCGTCAACAGCAAGGTCTACAGCCGACGCGCCGCCGACGAGCTGGGACTGCGCCAGCCCACCGGGTGGGCCTGCGAGACGGTGGACGAGCTGCGCGAGGCGTTCGACCGGGCCCGCCCGCTGGTCGCCGAAGGCCGCAAGGTCGTGGTGAAGGAGGCGCTGGGCGTCTCCGGCAAGGGCATCGCGGTGCTGGAGGGCGAGCGCCGGATGGACCGCCTGCTCGGCATGGTCGCCAAGCAGGTCGCCAAGTCCGGCCGGCCGCGGCTCGCGTTCGTGGTGGAGGAGTGGGTCGCCAAGCGCGCCGACCTCAACTACCAGTTCACCGTGGCCCGCGACGGCGACGTGCGGTTCGACTTCGTCAAGGAGCTGCACACCGAAGGCGGAGTCCACAAAGGACACCGCATGCCCGCGAGGCTGTCCGACGGCCAGGTCGCCGAACTCGTCGAGACCGCGCACCGGCTGGGCAAGAAGCTCGCCGCGGACGGCTACTTCGGCGTGGTCGGCGTGGACGCGATGGTCGACCCCGACGACGGCCTGTACCCCGTCGTCGAGATCAACGCCCGCAACAACATGTCCACATACCAGGCCCGCGTGCAGGAGCGGTTCGTCGGCACCGGGCAGGTCGCGCTGGCGCGGCACTACCCCGTGCGGCTGAGCCGCAGGCTGCCGTTCGCCGAGGTCCGCGAGCTGCTGCGCGGCCTGCTGCTCGACCGGGCCGGCGGCACCGGCCTGCTGGTCAACAACTTCGCCACGGTCAACGCGGGCCACCGCGCCGACTCGGCGTTCGACGGGCGGCTCTACGGCCTGCTCGTGGCGTCGTCGGACGAGCAGCTGCGCGCCGTGGACGACGACATCACCGCCCGACTGGAGGCGCGACCGTGA
- a CDS encoding type III PLP-dependent enzyme, whose amino-acid sequence MTAEFEVQGIGITEIAERYGTPLYLYDGDELEARVDGLKELLHPRLEFFFSLKSNPNIGVLSVLHGRGARAEVSSMAELVTARRAGVDPADIIFLGPGKSADELAACLDEGVYAIVCESFGELALIDEFAGLRGVRAPVALRVNPSFSVKGSGLTMGGKPRQFGIDEPQLFAADDLVARHPNVRFLGVQVYMGTRILSEEAVAENTERIFELADRLADHLGIPLELVDVGGGLGVAYFDGERDLDLALLAARVNPIIAEFADRHPGTRLVMELGRYLTATSGTYVVRVRYVKESMGERFAVADGGTNHHMAAVGIGSFVKRNFPMRVLNRVDEPATESWHVTGPLCTPNDTLGKKVELPPVRPGDLVGVLRSGAYGPTASPVLFLSHGYPAEVLVHGGRAHLVRSRDETEDLLRHQHLPDRAAATALTEGTAS is encoded by the coding sequence GTGACCGCTGAGTTCGAGGTCCAGGGCATCGGGATCACCGAGATCGCCGAGCGGTACGGCACACCGCTGTACCTCTACGACGGCGACGAGCTGGAAGCGCGGGTGGACGGGCTCAAGGAGCTGCTGCACCCCCGGCTGGAGTTCTTCTTCTCGCTCAAGTCGAACCCCAACATCGGCGTGCTGTCCGTGCTGCACGGCCGGGGCGCGCGCGCCGAGGTGTCCTCGATGGCCGAGCTGGTCACCGCGCGCCGCGCGGGCGTCGACCCGGCCGACATCATCTTCCTCGGACCGGGCAAGAGCGCCGACGAGCTGGCCGCGTGCCTGGACGAGGGCGTCTACGCGATCGTGTGCGAGTCGTTCGGCGAGCTCGCGCTGATCGACGAGTTCGCCGGGCTGCGGGGAGTGCGCGCGCCCGTCGCGCTGCGCGTCAACCCGAGCTTCTCGGTCAAGGGCTCCGGCCTCACCATGGGCGGCAAGCCGCGCCAGTTCGGCATCGACGAGCCGCAGCTGTTCGCCGCCGACGACCTCGTGGCCCGGCACCCGAACGTCCGGTTCCTGGGCGTGCAGGTCTACATGGGCACCCGCATCCTGTCCGAGGAGGCGGTCGCCGAGAACACCGAGCGGATCTTCGAGCTGGCCGACCGGCTCGCCGACCACCTCGGCATCCCGCTGGAGCTGGTCGACGTCGGCGGCGGCCTCGGCGTGGCCTACTTCGACGGCGAGCGCGACCTCGACCTCGCGCTGCTCGCCGCCCGCGTCAACCCGATCATCGCGGAGTTCGCCGACCGGCACCCCGGCACCCGGCTGGTGATGGAGCTCGGCCGCTACCTCACCGCCACGTCCGGCACGTACGTCGTGCGCGTGCGCTACGTGAAGGAGTCCATGGGGGAGCGGTTCGCGGTGGCCGACGGCGGCACCAACCACCACATGGCGGCGGTGGGCATCGGGTCGTTCGTCAAGCGCAACTTCCCCATGCGGGTGCTCAACCGGGTCGACGAGCCCGCCACCGAGAGCTGGCACGTCACCGGGCCGCTGTGCACACCCAACGACACCCTCGGCAAGAAGGTCGAGCTGCCGCCCGTGCGACCCGGCGACCTCGTCGGCGTGCTGCGCTCCGGCGCGTACGGCCCGACCGCCTCGCCGGTGCTGTTCCTCAGCCACGGCTACCCGGCGGAAGTGCTCGTCCACGGCGGCCGCGCGCACCTGGTGCGCTCCCGCGACGAGACCGAGGACCTGCTGCGCCACCAACACCTCCCCGACCGCGCCGCCGCCACGGCTCTCACCGAAGGAACCGCATCATGA
- a CDS encoding acyl carrier protein — MSESTTVAPRERIVGAITAVLAQVLDYDLPELTEQSRLFDELGLDSTGVFELLMQLEEALEVEFDTDNLEMAHFETVRSLADFVAAEMDR, encoded by the coding sequence ATGAGCGAATCCACCACCGTCGCCCCCCGCGAGCGGATCGTCGGCGCCATCACCGCCGTCCTGGCCCAGGTGCTGGACTACGACCTGCCGGAGCTGACCGAGCAGTCCCGGCTGTTCGACGAGCTCGGGCTCGACTCGACCGGCGTCTTCGAGCTGCTGATGCAGCTGGAGGAGGCGCTGGAGGTCGAGTTCGACACCGACAACCTGGAGATGGCGCACTTCGAGACGGTCCGCTCGCTGGCCGACTTCGTCGCCGCGGAAATGGACCGCTAG
- a CDS encoding acyl-CoA dehydrogenase family protein: MSGLDARLVALRDQVREWGADFRRLGLALDRDPELIREHFDLPAVRYLSTMGIPPEYGNVPIPIAGNRFYGTLALERAIIMEELACADVGMLVASPGPLLAGVLVDLLADHEQKEWFYGRMLAEPLWTFFALTEPDRGSDAGGLTSTLTPVDGGAVLSGAKRYVGNACRAQLGVVFARVGSGPLGINAVLVETPAPGFSATALDSIGLRGARISAVELDDVHVPASRFVGRHLSPSRRGMWAFVQTFNLLRPGVAAIALGIARAAHEYVRDNRTTLRRDERDRLDELGRRITAARALVHLAARAVDARTSDGYLASAAKARASQLALDATRSACEFFGVGARFDHPQLDKLVRDARGLEFIEGTSNMQKLNLFQGLFTGKLDRDDPFRVGVGSPR, translated from the coding sequence GTGAGCGGGCTGGACGCGCGGCTCGTGGCGCTGCGCGACCAGGTGCGCGAGTGGGGTGCGGACTTCCGCCGGCTCGGGCTCGCGCTCGACCGCGACCCCGAGCTGATCCGCGAGCACTTCGACCTGCCCGCCGTGCGGTACCTGTCGACGATGGGCATCCCGCCGGAGTACGGGAACGTGCCCATCCCCATCGCGGGCAACCGGTTCTACGGCACGTTGGCGCTCGAACGGGCGATCATCATGGAGGAGTTGGCCTGCGCCGACGTCGGCATGCTGGTCGCCTCGCCCGGCCCGCTGCTGGCCGGGGTGCTGGTCGACCTGCTCGCCGACCACGAGCAGAAGGAGTGGTTCTACGGCCGGATGCTCGCCGAGCCGCTGTGGACGTTCTTCGCGCTCACCGAACCCGACCGCGGCTCCGACGCGGGTGGCCTCACGTCGACGTTGACGCCGGTCGACGGGGGCGCGGTGCTCTCCGGCGCGAAGCGGTACGTCGGCAACGCCTGCCGGGCACAGCTCGGCGTCGTGTTCGCCCGCGTCGGCTCCGGCCCGCTCGGCATCAACGCGGTGCTGGTGGAGACGCCGGCACCGGGGTTCTCGGCGACCGCGCTGGACAGCATCGGCCTGCGCGGCGCGCGGATCAGCGCCGTCGAGCTCGACGACGTGCACGTGCCCGCGTCGCGCTTCGTCGGGCGGCACCTCTCGCCGTCGCGGCGCGGCATGTGGGCGTTCGTGCAGACGTTCAACCTGCTCCGCCCCGGTGTCGCGGCGATCGCGCTGGGCATCGCGCGGGCGGCGCACGAGTACGTCCGCGACAACCGCACGACGTTGCGCCGCGACGAGCGCGACCGGCTCGACGAGCTGGGCCGGCGGATCACGGCGGCACGCGCGCTCGTGCACCTGGCCGCCCGCGCGGTCGACGCCCGCACCTCCGACGGCTACCTGGCGTCGGCGGCGAAGGCGCGCGCGTCCCAGCTCGCGCTCGACGCGACCCGCTCGGCCTGCGAGTTCTTCGGCGTCGGCGCCCGGTTCGACCACCCGCAGCTGGACAAGCTGGTCCGCGACGCGCGCGGGCTGGAGTTCATCGAGGGCACGTCGAACATGCAGAAGCTGAACCTGTTCCAGGGCCTGTTCACCGGGAAGCTGGACCGGGACGACCCGTTCCGGGTGGGCGTCGGCTCACCGCGCTGA
- a CDS encoding Gfo/Idh/MocA family protein encodes MVTTRVALAGVGTIARTHLEVLAERSDVDLVCTVDPNAGPPAFRGATPAHYPDLAAALSSHRPDLVVVATPADSHADLAVTALTGSAARVLVEKPMVLDPASLDRLGAAGGDRLFAAHHFAFSPEVVWAADLLAAHPSWGPVTGITSAFYDPYALKGERAFMSYVSAWADSGINQLTVLSRLVEVTGVTSLLDEGDTCWATASFRSRGAEGTARLHTSWRTGASSKSSAVTCGDVEVWLDHTAMTGFAYRGGELLATHGGDGRTPRKVAHYRPLYASLLSDRPDPVLGFATAAALTRLHAGAGR; translated from the coding sequence GTGGTGACGACACGAGTGGCGTTGGCGGGGGTGGGCACGATCGCCCGCACGCATCTGGAAGTGCTGGCGGAGCGGTCCGATGTGGACCTGGTGTGCACGGTCGACCCGAACGCGGGTCCGCCCGCGTTCCGCGGCGCCACGCCCGCGCACTACCCCGACCTCGCCGCCGCGCTGTCGTCGCACCGGCCGGACCTGGTGGTGGTCGCGACGCCGGCGGACTCGCACGCCGACCTCGCCGTGACGGCCCTGACGGGCTCGGCCGCCCGCGTGCTGGTGGAGAAACCGATGGTGCTGGACCCGGCGTCGCTGGACCGGTTGGGCGCGGCGGGAGGCGACCGGTTGTTCGCCGCGCACCACTTCGCGTTCTCGCCGGAGGTGGTGTGGGCCGCCGACCTGCTCGCGGCGCACCCGTCGTGGGGACCGGTCACCGGGATCACGTCGGCGTTCTACGACCCGTACGCGCTCAAGGGCGAGCGGGCGTTCATGTCGTACGTCTCGGCGTGGGCGGACTCGGGGATCAACCAGCTCACCGTGCTGTCCCGGCTGGTGGAGGTCACCGGGGTGACGTCGCTGCTGGACGAGGGCGACACCTGCTGGGCCACCGCGTCGTTCCGGTCGCGGGGTGCGGAGGGCACGGCCAGGTTGCACACCAGTTGGCGCACCGGGGCGAGCAGCAAGTCCAGCGCGGTGACGTGCGGCGACGTGGAGGTGTGGCTGGACCACACGGCGATGACGGGGTTCGCGTACCGGGGCGGCGAGCTGCTGGCCACGCACGGCGGCGACGGCCGGACCCCGCGCAAGGTCGCGCACTACCGGCCGCTGTACGCGAGCCTGCTGTCCGACCGGCCGGACCCGGTCCTGGGCTTCGCCACCGCCGCGGCCCTCACCCGCCTGCACGCCGGCGCGGGCCGCTGA